Part of the Aureitalea marina genome, CGCCAAGGTATCTTCCAAGATCACCATCATAGAGAACATATTGGATAAAGTGGACCACCTGATCATTGGCGGAGGAATGGCTTTCACATTTGTGAAGGCGCAAGGAGGAAAGATCGGGCAGTCCCTGGTAGAAGACGATAAGTTAGATCTGGCCCTGAGCATATTGACAAAGGCCAAGGAAAAAGGAGTGGAGTTTCATTTACCTACCGACACCCTAGCTGCTTCTGAGTTTTCTTCGACAGCGGAAACAGTTGTTCAACCCATAGACCAGATTGACGATGATCGAATGGGCCTGGACGCAGGACCGGATTCAAGAGCGAATTTCACAACAGTTATCATGAATTCTAAGACCATATTATGGAATGGTCCGGTAGGTGTTTTCGAAATGGAGAAATTCTCTGGCGGTACAATTGAGTTAGGAGAAGCTATAGCCCGTTCCACGGCTAACGGGGCATTCTCGTTAGTTGGAGGAGGTGACTCTGTCGCTGCAGCCAAACAGTTCGGACTATCCGACCAGATGAGTTATGTCTCTACTGGTGGAGGAGCGATGCTGGAGATGCTGGAAGGTAAGGTTCTGCCAGGAATCAAGGCGATTCTGGACTAGGCACTACAAGTTGTTATTGAAGAGTTAAATACCTGGAATTCCTTTCAATCCGGGCAGGAATCCTTATTTTTAGCCCGAATACTTTGCTTGCCCAGCATGAGACGATACGCGAACTTGGCCTTATTTCTGCTCCTTTCAGGAGTTTTATTTTCCCAGGATACCCTGGTTGTTGATTCCCTCAGACCACAGGAATTTACCATCATCGATTCGGTACTGGTTCAAACCTTAGACGGAGATGTACCCGTGGAACAATGGACGGTTAATCGCAGGGATACCCTAATGTTTCAGCTACAGGATGATCCCTTGGCCCAGCAGATCGATAGTGTTTGGCTTAACGAGTTGTATACCAACGAATTATTTGAGGAGATCTATGGTTCCATAACCCAAATGGAGTTTAACGAGGAGGAACCCCTGGAGCCTTATGAAGAGCTGCCAACCGAACTACTGAAACAGCGGTTGGAAGAACTCAATGCACGTACACCCTTCAATATTGAATACAACCCTTCTTTAGAACAGGTAATCCGAAGATATTTGAAGAATAGAAGAAAGACCATGGCCAGACTGATGGCCTTGAGTGATTACTATTTTCCGATGTTCGAGGAGACCTTGGATCGCTATGATCTACCCCTGGAGATGAAATACCTGGCAGTGGTGGAGTCTGCCCTGAATCCTAGGGCCCGATCACGTGTTGGAGCCAAAGGTCTTTGGCAGTTCATGTTCAGCACAGGTAAGTTGTTTGACCTCAGTGTTAGTTCATACGTGGACGAGCGCAACGATCCTATTCGAGCGACTGAAGCTGCGAGTCAATACCTAAAAAGCCTGTACGAAAATCTAGGCGATTGGGACCTCGCCCTGGCAGCTTACAACTCCGGTCCCGGTAATGTTTCCAAAGCTATCCGCCGCTCAGGAGGACACACAAACTACTGGAATATCAGGTCTCATTTACCTAGAGAGACTGCAGGATACGTCCCGGCCTTCCAAGCGACCATGTACATTTTTGAATATGCAGAGGAGCACGGCTTCAAAAGTAACGGGCCAAGCATACCTTATATAGCTACAGACACAGTTAGGGTTAAAAAGATGATCACCCTTGAACAAGTAGCTGTTGTCACCAATATGGACGTGGCCGAATTGGAATTATTGAACCCATCGTATAAACTGGGTATCATCCCGGTGATCGATGGGAAAGATTATACCCTGCGCCTACCTGTGTATGCCATAGGACGCTTTGTGCAAAATGAAGAGGCTATTTATGCCTATGCCGAAGCCGAATTCAATAAACGAGAAAAGCCGTTACCCCGATATTATGATCAGAACGATAGGATAAGATACCGGGTTCGCAGCGGAGATTACCTCGGCAGGATCGCTAGTCGTTACGGAGTGAGTGTTCGGCAGATCAAGAACTGGAACGGCCTTAAAAGTAATAATATTCGGGTCGGTCAGCGGCTGACCATTTATCCCCGAAAGTTCGATGAGCAAGTCCCTGCAACCAAAGCTACGGCGACTGCTAAAGCAGATTCCGGTTCGGGCTCGGACACCTACACCGTTAAAAGCGGGGACTCATTGTGGAGTATTTCTCAAAAATTTCCTGGAGTTTCTGTAGACAACATTAAAAAGTGGAACGATATTAGCGGTACTAAGCTAAAACCCGGCATGAAGCTCAAAATTCACAAAGGGTAGTTTAATAAGCAACTATGGTCTTTAGAAACTTCACATTAGCATGCCTGGCGATCGGGATGATGCTGTCCTGCGAGTCGTCAGGTAAACGCGACACCTCCTTTCTCCAGGATTCTGTTGGAAACATCAATTCACTTCAAGTCGTTATGACCGACGCCCTCTGGAATGGGGAAGTTGGCGAGGAAGTCCGAAATTATCTGGCGGCACCAACCGATGGGTTACCCCAAGAGGAACCGCTTTATGCCATGAATCAAATGGCTCCTGAGATCTTCACTGATTTTGCCAGGATCAACCGTACCTTTTTACGAGTGGACCTGGGAGACACGGATACGGTGATGATCAAGAAAAGTGTATATGCGAAACCTCAAACCGGTGTGTTCATCACCGGGACATCAGAGCAAAAGCTAATTGAATTGATTCGAGAGAATCAGGAAAGGATAATAGCCGCTTTCTATATTACCGAGATCAAGGAAAAGCAAAAGCGAATAAGGATCTCTAAACTAGACATCGATTCTCTCCAACAACGGTTTGGTCTTTCACTCGATGTTTCTTCAGCCTACAGGATTGCTCAATCCAATGAGGATTTTTACTGGATTCGTAAGGACCTGAAGTCTTCCGGTAGTACCAACATTTTAGTCTATGAGGTGCCCTTGGATTACATTGGTCAGGACAGTACCCTCATTACTGATATCATCCGGATGCGTGATTCCATAGGAGGATCCTACCTACCGGTAGAAGACGATGGCCGTTTCATTACAGAGGCCGCTTATGCGCCTTTGTTATTCTCTACCACCCTGGACGGTCGCTTTGCATATCAGACCAAGGGGACTTGGGAGGTGAAGGACCAATACATGGCAGGTCCGTTTGTGAATTATGCCGTGAGAGATGAGGCCAAGAACAGATACCTCATTATTGAAGGATTTACCTATGCCCCTTCCATGCGAAAGAGAAATTTGCAGTTTGAGTTAGAAGCCATAATTCAATCGGCCAAGATTGAATAGAAATAGAAAAACCCGCTCAATGAGCGGGTTTTTTATGGGTAGAAGAACGACTAGTTCTGTTCGTCCAGTTTCTTGTCTTCCGGGTCTTCTTTGGAAGCATCTTTAAATTCTTTGATACCGCTTCCCAATCCGCGCATCAATTCCGGGATCTTTCGACCTCCAAATAGTAGAAGAACAATAACTACGATAAGAACGATTTGCCAGGGTCCGATGGCCAAAGGGAGAATAAGTGCGTTCATATTATACTTGTTTGATAGGCAAATGTAAGGAGAATTCCTCATATAGCGGGCTTTTAAGAAGGACATTAAACGCAAGCCGCCCATTGTTTTATATTTGTATCAGACAAGGCGACACCTATGGAAATCAAGGAGAGAAGAGGGAAGAAGATCAAGAAGAAGCTACTGAATAAGTATCGCCTGGTAGTACTGAACGAAGACACTTTTGAAGAACGATTCTCGTTTAAACTTAACCGGCTCAATGTCTTTGTTTTTAGTACGATTTTCGCCGTACTGCTCATTGGATCTACCATACTTTTAATTGCCTTTACCCCGCTTAGGGAATACATCCCAGGGTACTCTTCAACCTCCTTGAAGAAGCAAGCCAACGAGCTGACCTATCGAGCAGACTCTTTGCAACGATCCATGGAATTGAACGAACAATACATTGCCTCCATACGCAGTGTTTTGACCGGTGATGTCTCTAGTTCAGATCTGGACAAAGATTCACTGCTTCAGTCAATTCAAGCCGAAATAGATGCACGTTCTTTATCTCCTTCCAGAGAGGATTCACTGCTGCGGGACATTGTTGCGAGGGAAGATCGGTATAATCCTTTGTTAGAAGATAACGAGGTGAACTTTGCTCTTTTTACCCCAGTCAATGGAACGGTGACCGCGACCTATGACCTGGAGGCCAAACACTATGCCGTAGATATAGCAACGTCAAAAGGGGCTCCAGTAAAGGCCGTTGCGGAAGGAGTAGTCATTTTTGCTGAATGGACTGCACAAACAGGCTTTGTCATGATCATCCGACATCCAAATGATCTGATCTCCGTCTACAAACACAATGAATCCTTGACCAAGGGTCAGGGAGACCTGGTCAAGGGAGGTGAAGTAATTGCCACCGTTGGTAATACAGGAGAATTCACTACCGGGCCCCATCTTCACTTCGAGCTTTGGAGCGATGGATATCCGATCAATCCACAAACCGTAATCAATTTTGAGTAATCCATGATGTCACTCAAGGCTTTAGGCGCTAAGATCTTTGCCCGAAACGTCAAACGGAAAATGGACAAGTGGTCCAGCAGACCGCGGGAAACACAACTACGCGTTTTACGAGAGTTGGTTGCCGATGCAAGGAACACATCCTTTGGCCAAGATCATCACTTTGATCAGATCGGCTCGCCTACAGATTTTTCAAATCGGGTACCCATAAGGGACTATGAGGCACTGAGAACTTATGTGGACCGGATGGTAGAAGGAGAGGCTGATGTGCTTTGGCCAGGAAGACCGCTGTACTATGCCAAAACCTCCGGAACTACTTCTGGGGCCAAGTACATTCCTATCAGCAAACAATCCATGCCATACCATATTAAAGCTGCCCGAAATGCCATCCTGAGCTATGTGGCCGAAACGGGCAATACGGATTTTGTTGACGGTAAAATGATCTTTTTACAAGGAAGTCCGGAAATGACCACTAAAAATGGGGTGCAATTGGGAAGACTTTCAGGTATAGTGGCTCATTATGTTCCAGGTTATCTGCAGCGTAACCGCATGCCAAGTTGGGAGACCAACTGCATATCCGATTGGGAGGAAAAAGTGGATGCAATCGTGGAGGAAACCAAGGTTGAGGATATGCGAGTGATCAGTGGAATACCCTCCTGGATCCAAATGTACTTTGAACGCCTGATCGACTCTACGGGTAAACAGGTAGGAGAGCTATTTCCAAGGTTCTCCCTCTTCATTTATGGAGGGGTAAATTATGAGCCCTACAGAAAGAAATTGGAAGGTCTTATTGGCCGGTCAGTAGATAGCATTGAACTCTATCCGGCTAGCGAGGGCTTTTTTGCCTTTCAGGACAGCCAGAAGGATAAGGGCATGCTACTTCAATTGGATGCTGGGATTTTTTACGAATTTATTCCGGCCGACAAATTCTTTGAACAAGATCCTCCCCGCTATCCGGTTTACGAGGTGCAGACCGGGGTCAACTATGTGATGATCATATCAACCAATGCTGGGCTTTGGGGATACAATTTAGGCGACACAGTCATGTTCACATCGACCAAACCATACCGCGTTGTAGTTACAGGCAGGATCAAACATTTTATCTCAGCCTTCGGAGAACATGTCATTGGGAAGGAAGTGGAAACGGCTATGGAACTGGCCCAAAAGGAATTTGATTGCGTGGTCTCAGAATTCACTGTAGCACCACAGGTCACTCCCTCGGCCGATGAGCTTCCTTATCATGAGTGGCTGATCGAATGGGAGAGCAGTCCGCAGAATCCGGCTCAACTTGCTGCATTTCTGGACCAGCAGATGCAACATCAGAATGCCTATTACTTTGACCTGATCCAGGGCGCTATTCTTCAGCCCCTAAAGATCACCGATATACCCAAGGATGGATTTAACAACTTCATGAAATCCCAGGGAAAGTTGGGAGGTCAGAATAAGATCCCTCGATTGTCTAACGACCGCAAGATTGCTAACCAAATCTTAAACTCCGACGGATAAATTCCGCTTATCTTTGGTCGGATGACCGCCCTGACAAGACATACCAGAACCAGAGCCCAGGAAAGTAGTGGAGCCATTGAACGCATATACATAACCATGCGTCACTTGCTCAATCAAGGTTACTACCAACCCATGGGTCCGGCCGGCGAATCCCTCCGCGAGTCCCTGCTGGTTTTAAGACCTGAGATCTATGGCAGTATAGCCGAAGAAAAGATCGAGTTACGAGGCTTGCTGTACGTGATAGACCGATTGCCGTTTGGGATAGAGGAATGCCGTTATATCAACCTGACCAGCGACGAAGGTTACCAGGGTACTCATTTCGAATCTATTATCCCAAAAAAGCGCCGCCGAAATTGCTATCGCATAGACGATGAGCAAATGAATATCGAAATTACCCGGGGACGAAGTGAGATCTACGATATACTGACTCATCTGACCTTCCTCTACATTGAATCTCACAAGATCATGGAGCAGGTTATCGTTCATGAGGAGGGCACTTTGATACGGGATTGGATCAAATTAGAAGAAACAGTCTTACAGCAGGGTGATCCAAGCCAGGACCAATTGGAGATTGCCTTAACCCATACCGCGAATTTCCTGGGGCGCACTTATGAAGAGGTGGCGGACATCTACCCGGAATTTGCCTGTGAGGAGAACCCACACCGATTCCTTAACATCATTTATTACCTCGGCAAACTGGCCTTGGCCGAGATGAAGAACAATGAGCATCGCCTGATCACATTCACGGCAGTTCTTCGTGAGCGCCTGGGTCAACACATACACGGAGAGAAGTGGGCTCTGGATGTCAAGGCAAGCCTTTACGATCAGGGCATAATAGGCCGACCTTTGCATATCATCAGTGCCAATATGCATTCTGTGATGAATTCTCTGTTTGCAAGAAAAGCATTGGATAGTAGCTTTAAGAACAAGAGTGACCTGGAGGTCTACGAGGCGCTTTCACAGGATGACAATGGTCTATTGCGAGAAAAGGTTAGTAAACTAGCCCACAGTCATGGAATGACCTATCTGAAGGATGAAAGCGGCACAAATATCGATGTACAGCTTTTCGATACCGCCAAACTAGACGATTCGGTCGATCTAACAGAGGAAGATGCACCGGTTATCATTGTGATGGATTATGCATTTGGTGAGCAGGCCTATGAAACTATGGATGAGTTGCTTAAACCATATCCCCTGGATGGCGAGCTCATCCGATTGGATGTGGAATCGATCTCCATTATGGGGAAGGCCGGTATTCTGAGTGGTGGTAAAGGGGATATCATGATTCCATCTGCCCATTTATTTGAAGGAACGGCAGACAACTACCCTTTTATAAATCGCTTGAAGAAATCCGACTTTGAGGAGGAAGGCATACACGTTGAGACTGGTGCCATGATCACTGTATTGGGTACTTCCCTTCAAAATAGGGATGTGTTGCAGTTCTTCCACGAATCGACCTGGAATGTGATCGGTCTGGAAATGGAGGGGGCGCATTATCAAAAGGCCATCCAGGCAGCTTCTATGATACGAGGAAGTATTAGCCCTGAAGTGGAGATCCGTTATGCGTACTATGCCAGTGACAACCCGCTGGAGTCCGGAAGCACCTTGGCATCAGGTGGTTTGGGAACTTCGGGTGTATTTCCGACCTACAGTATTACACAAAAGATTTTAAACGTAATTTTGTCCCGATAAATCAAGATTTTGAAAAATAAGACCGTACTAATTACGGGCGGGGCCGGTTTCATCGGCTCCAACTACGCCCACATGATCATACAGGATCCGGATGTGCATATAGTCATCCTGGATAAGCTGACCTACGCAGGAGACCTGAGAAATTTACAGTCGCTGGAAGGACACCCCAGGTTGGATTTCGTTGAAGGCGATATTTGTGATGAAGCCTTGGTCAAAGACCTCTTTGAAAAGTATCAATTTGATCAAGTCGTTCATTTTGCTGCAGAATCCCATGTTGATAATTCCATAACTGGACCTGCTGAGTTTATTCGCACCAATATTGTAGGGACATTTACCTTGATCCATCGCGCCTATTTGACCTGGATGGAGGGTCCATTCCATTTAAAAGAAGCATTTGATCACGCCAGATTCCTCCATGTATCTACAGATGAGGTATATGGCTCACTCGGGCCTACTGGTTTGTTCACCGAAGAGACAGCTTATGCTCCGAATAGTCCCTACAGCGCGTCCAAGGCTTCCTCAGATTTCGTAGTGAGGAGTTATTTTCACACCTATGGCATGCCGGTGGTAACCACCAACTGTTCTAACAATTACGGGCCCCATCAACACAAGGAAAAGTTGATTCCCACTATTATCCGATCGGCTATTGGCGGACAGCCTATCCCTATCTACGGTGATGGAAAGAATGTAAGGGATTGGCTCTATGTAGGTGATCATTGCGAAGGCATCAAACTGGCTATCGACAAAGGGCGAACCGGAGAAACTTACAATATAGGTGGCCATAACGAAAGGGAGAATATCTATATCGCCCATACCATCTGTGATCTGCTAGATGAACTTCATCCTGCGCAGAGCAGTTATAGAGATCAGATCACTTATGTGAACGACAGGCCCGGCCATGATTTTAGATATGCGATCGACCCGGACAAAATAGTCAACGAATTGGGCTGGAAGGCCCAAGAGAACTTCGAATCCGGAATCCGTAAAACGGTACAATGGTACCTGGACAACACAGATAGATTATGAAGGGAATAATCCTTGCCGGAGGTTCTGGCACCCGACTCCACCCATTGACCATTGCCGTCAGTAAACAGCTGATGCCGGTCTATGACAAACCCATGATCTATTATCCCTTGTCTACCCTTATGTACTCAGGTATTCGGGAGATACTGATCATATCGACCCCTCAGGATTTGCCACTGTTCCGTAAATTGTTGGGAACAGGGGAACAGTTGGGTTGCCGCTTTGAGTATGCGGTACAGGAAAATCCCAATGGTTTGGCGGAGGCCTTCATCATCGGGGACTCCTTTGTAGGCTCGGACAAGGTTGCTTTGATCTTGGGGGACAATATCTTTTATGGTTCCGGCCTGAGCGCAAAATTACAAGACAACAGTAACCCGGAAGGCGGGATAATCTATGCCTATCACGTAAACGACCCGGAGCGATATGGAGTGGTTGAATTTGATGGTAATGGCAAGGCCTTGTCCATTGAGGAGAAACCGGCCCATCCTAAATCGAATTACGCTGTACCTGGGATTTACTTTTACGATAACCAGGTTATTGATATTGCCAAGAATATCGAGCCCAGTGCTCGAGGAGAACTGGAGATCACTGACGTGAACAATGTCTATTTGCAAAAAGGCGAGCTTGGGGTTAGCATCCTGGATAAAGGAACAGCCTGGCTGGATACAGGAACTTTTTCTTCGCTGATGCAGGCATCCCAATTTGTTCAAGTGATCGAAGAACGGCAAGGACTTAAAATTGGAGCCATTGAAGAGGCGGCTTACCGAATGGGCTTTATAGACCGTGAAACGCTACATAAATTGGCGCAGCCGCTGTTAAAAAGCGGTTATGGCCAACATCTATTACAACTGGATTAAATTGGAACGGATAGAAACCCCTTTAGCCGGTAGTTTTATCATTCGGCCGCGTGTTTTTGAGGACGAAAGAGGCATATTCTGCGAGACCTTTAAAGACGATAAATTCAAAGAATTTTCCGGGATCGACCGCCCATTTGTGCAAGACAACCAATCTGCCTCCACTTACGGTGTTCTGAGGGGTCTGCATTTTCAGCGCGGTGAAATGAGCCAATCCAAACTAGTAAGGGCTGTAGTAGGAGAGGTGCTGGACGTTATTGTGGACATACGCAGGGATTCACCCACTTTCGGTCAAAGCTTTTCGGTTCGATTATCCGATAAGAATCATCTTCAATTGTACGTACCAAGAGGGTTTGCCCATGGTTTTGTCACTCTTTCTCCCAGGTCCGTATTCGCCTACAAGTGCGATAATTATTATGATAAATCTTCCGAGGGAGGCATCATATACAATGATCCGGAATTAGCCTTGGATTGGGAATTGGATGCCTCAGAGCTGATCATTTCAGAAAAGGACTTACTATTGCCCAAATTTCAGGACGCATCATTATGAAGAAGGTTCTGGTAACCGGTTCACAAGGACAGCTAGGGCATTGTATTCGCGAGATAGCAGCGGATTATCCACAATTGAATTTTGTGTTCACCGACAAAGATGAACTGGATATTACCGACTCCACAGCTGTTGCTCAATTCCTTGCCTCGAAAAAATTTGATTATTGTATCAATGCGGCCGCTTACACCCTTGTGGAACAAGCAGAGGAGGATGAAGAAACGGCCTATCTGGTGAATGCTAAAGCGGCGGGGATCTTAGCCGGGGAATGTGACCGATCAGATTGCGTATTGATTCACATCTCTACCGACTACGTATTTGATGGCAAAAAGACATTGCCCTATACAGAGGATGATCCGACCGCTCCATTGAGTGTTTATGGAGCTTCTAAGTTGGCCGGAGAGCGATTGGTTCAGAAGAATTGCCGCAAGCACTTTATTTTCAGAACTTCCTGGCTGTATTCTTTATACGGCCACAATTTTTTACTTTCCATTAGTAAATGGTTGGCAGAGGGCCGATCCCTGAATATCACAACGGAGCAAACAGGCACTCCAACAAATGCCCACGAGTTGTCATCGAAAGTACTGGGACTTATATCTGGTCAGAATCAAGCCTATGGACTATATCACCTAAGTAACGAAGGAGAGGCCACATGGTATGATTTTGCCCGTCAGATAGCCATCAATACAGCTGGTGTTGATTCCAGCCTGATCGGATCGGTGGACCACTATCCAACCAAGGCCAGACGGCCGGATTACAGTGTGCTCAGTAATGAACGGGCCAAAAATGCCCTGAATATGGTCATGGACCCTTGGGAAGTCAGCCTTCAGAAACTGCTGGAAAGATAAGGTCCTTGTCACTTTCAGGATCGGTCAGGATGTTGCCCATACTCAGCTGGGCCATACGCAACCTTTCCTTGGATTATCCTTCTAATGTAAACAAGGTTCTTAAATCGTCGAATTCCTGTTGTATTTCATGGTTTAAGCCATTAAAAATGTACTTTTGCAGCGTTGTCAATTAGCCTGTTAAGAGTGGGAGCTAATGGGTTCTCACAACAGCATTGGAAACCAAAAACTAAACAATCTACTATGAGTACACACGATCAATCGAGTGGCGAAATGGACTTGGGGGCAATTTTTGATCTAATCAGAAAAGGATTCCTAAGCCTGGTCCGAGAGTGCTTCGAGGCAGTTGGTTTTGTATTGAAAAGATGGTGGATCATCTTGCTTCTTATCGGAGCAGGAGTTGCTCTGGGACTTTGGAACAAGCCAGAACCGACCTATACTGCATCGGTCATTGTTAAGACCAATTTTGGCACTCAACCCATTGTATACAACACAGTTAGCCAGATCAGTTCCAATCTCTATAATTCGGAGTTCCTTAGGAAAAATGAGGTGGATACAGCATCCTTTTCGGTAATGGATGTTCAGATCAAACCTGCCGTGAACGTCCTGGAGTTGATGTCCAAGATGGAGAATACCAATAGCAGGAATTTTGAGGTCATACTTCGGAACCTGGAAGTTAGTGATGAGGTCAATGTGATGGCAAGTGGGCAGTTCCTGGCCAGTTACGACTACCACACCATGGAGATCAGTTTGGGAAGAGAGAACGCCTATGATGATGTGGAAAAGATCATCGAGATCATCAACAATAACGAGTTGATCCAACGACTAGCTGTGCAGGAGATCAAGGGGATGGAGACCAAGATCAATCGGTTGGATTCGACCATAGCCCAGATCGACTTTATTTTGGATCAGTATATGGAGGTTGTCGGCATGGGCAATCAACAGATCGATAATCTGTCTTTTTACAACAGCCAGAATAACCTGAACATTAATGGGCTTATCACCAATAAGGCGGAATACTTCCTGGAGGTTGAACAACTCAAAGTGGACCTGGTAACATCTCAAATGGCCGTTGTCGCTGTAAGTAATGTCGAGTTTGCAGAGGTTTCCTCCTTGAGGGATAGAAAAGAGCTGCTCTATCCTGTTGCACTTGTGGGTATTTTCCTTTTACTGGCGTTTGGCCGATACCTGTATTTCATTCTTAAACGCCAGATCGACAAAGAACTGTCCTAATATACCATTGCACCAAAACCTATGTCACAAAAGACTGCACTAATAACTGGAGTTACAGGTCAAGACGGAGCCTACCTCAGCGAATTCCTACTGAAAAAGGGATATCTGGTTCACGGGATAAAACGCCGTTCCTCCTTATTCAATACAGACCGGATCGATCATTTGTATCAGGATCCTCATGTGGATGATCGAAATTTCTTTCTGCATTACGGGGACCTTACCGATAGCACAAACCTCTTGAGGATCATTCAGGAAGTACAGCCGGATGAGATCTACAACCTGGGGGCGATGAGTCATGTAAAGGTGTCTTTTGAAATGCCTGAGTATACGGCCAATACCGACGGACTTGGAGCACTGCGTATCCTGGAATCGGTTCGAGCTCTGGGACTGGAAAAGAAGACCAGGATATACCAAGCTTCTACTTCCGAGCTCTATGGGAAGGTTCAAGAGGTACCTCAGACCGAGGAAACACCATTCTACCCACGTAGCCCATACGCTGTTGCCAAGATGTATGCCTATTGGGCGACCGTCAATTACAGGGAAGCCTATGATATGTTCGCTTGTAATGGGATACTGTTCAATCACGAATCACCTATTCGGGGAGAAACTTTCGTAACCCGAAAGATCACCCGTGCTACCTCTCGAATTGCCTTGGGGCTGCAGGAAAAGATGTACCTGGGAAATCTCGATGCCAAACGGGATTGGGGCCACGCTAAGGATTATGTGAAGATGATGTGGATGATCCTTCAAGCCGATGAGGCCGAGGATTGGGTCATTGCCACAGGGACTACCACCACCGTTAGAGATTTTGTTAGAATGGCCTTCCAACACATTGGTGTTAACTTGGAATTCAAAGGAGAAGGAGTAGATGAGAAGGGGATAGTCATTGCCTCAGACAATCCGGATTACGCCCTGGAAGTTGGGAAGGAAGTGGTTGCAGTAGATGAAAAGTATTTCCGTCCAACCGAGGTCGATCTGCTGATCGGTGATGCCTCTAAAGCATATCGAAAACTGGGTTGGGAACCAAAATATCAGCTGAAGGACTTAGTAGACGACATGATGCAGAGCGACCTGAAACTAATGAAGAAGGATAGTTACTTGCGGGATGGTGGATATACCACCCTGAACTATTTTGAATAGATAATCCATGGACAAGAACGGGAAGATATTTGTAGCCGGCCACAGAGGACTGGTGGGCAGTGCTATTGTTAAGGACCTCAAGGCAAAGGGATATCAGAACATAATTACCCGTACACGCAGGGAACTTGATCTGACAGATCACCTGGCGGTGGCTGAGTTTTTTAAACAGGAAAAGCCTCAATATGTTTTTCTCGCAGCTGCCAAGGTAGGAGGGATCGTCGCCAATAATACCTATCGGGCAGATTTTCTCTATGAGAACCTGCAGATACAGAACAATGTGATCCACAATAGTTACCTCAACGGGGTGGAGAAGTTATTGTTCTTGGGGAGTACCTGTATCTACCCAAAAGAAGCCCCGCAACCCATGCCGGAGGACTCCCTTTTAACAGGTCCTCTGGAATACACCAACGAACCTTATGCGATCGCTAAGATCGCCGGGATTAAACTCTGTGAGAGTTATAACCTACAATATGGGACCAACTTCATTGCCGTTCAGCCCACCAACCTGTATGGTCTAAATGATAATTTCGATTTAGAAAAGTCCCACGTGCTTCCGGCATTGATCCGTAAGATGCATCTGGCCAAGTTATTATCAGAAGGGGATCATC contains:
- the gmd gene encoding GDP-mannose 4,6-dehydratase — translated: MSQKTALITGVTGQDGAYLSEFLLKKGYLVHGIKRRSSLFNTDRIDHLYQDPHVDDRNFFLHYGDLTDSTNLLRIIQEVQPDEIYNLGAMSHVKVSFEMPEYTANTDGLGALRILESVRALGLEKKTRIYQASTSELYGKVQEVPQTEETPFYPRSPYAVAKMYAYWATVNYREAYDMFACNGILFNHESPIRGETFVTRKITRATSRIALGLQEKMYLGNLDAKRDWGHAKDYVKMMWMILQADEAEDWVIATGTTTTVRDFVRMAFQHIGVNLEFKGEGVDEKGIVIASDNPDYALEVGKEVVAVDEKYFRPTEVDLLIGDASKAYRKLGWEPKYQLKDLVDDMMQSDLKLMKKDSYLRDGGYTTLNYFE
- a CDS encoding GDP-L-fucose synthase family protein, which codes for MDKNGKIFVAGHRGLVGSAIVKDLKAKGYQNIITRTRRELDLTDHLAVAEFFKQEKPQYVFLAAAKVGGIVANNTYRADFLYENLQIQNNVIHNSYLNGVEKLLFLGSTCIYPKEAPQPMPEDSLLTGPLEYTNEPYAIAKIAGIKLCESYNLQYGTNFIAVQPTNLYGLNDNFDLEKSHVLPALIRKMHLAKLLSEGDHQGVMTDLGVTDHVEAQQILDRFGVSASSVEIWGSGKPRREFLWSDDMANACVYVMEKVDFANVSSGMDDVRNTHINIGTGQDISIRELAELIQRIVGFTGELKFNTSKPDGTMKKLTDCSKIHSLGWKHSVELEEGIQRLYDWYVN